One region of Thunnus thynnus chromosome 14, fThuThy2.1, whole genome shotgun sequence genomic DNA includes:
- the LOC137197319 gene encoding carbonyl reductase [NADPH] 1-like, with amino-acid sequence MSTKVAVVTGSNKGIGLAIVRALCKQFQGDVYVTSRDAGRGQEAVQSLASEGLKAMFHQLDINDLNSIITAAAFFKDKYGGVDVLVNNAGIAFKAADTAPFAVQAEVTLKTNFFATRDMLTHFLPIVKAGGRVVNVSSFVSSRTLNNCSPALQQRFRSEDITEEELVGLMQRFVDETKKDEHKQGGWPETAYGVSKTGLTTLSMILARRLSEKRPNDQILLNACCPGWVRTDMAGSKASKSPDEGAITPVYLALLPPGATEPHGKFVSDKEVQPW; translated from the exons ATGTCTACCAAGGTTGCCGTGGTAACGGGCAGTAACAAGGGCATCGGTCTGGCCATCGTCCGAGCCCTCTGCAAGCAGTTCCAAGGAGACGTTTACGTCACCTCCAGAGACGC tggTCGTGGTCAGGAAGCTGTACAGTCTCTGGCCTCAGAGGGACTGAAGGCCATGTTTCACCAGCTGGACATCAACGACCTGAACAGCATCATCACCGCTGCTGCTTTCTTCAAAGACAAGTATGGAGGAGTGGACGTCCTCGTCAATAACGCCGGGATAGCATTCAAAG CGGCAGACACAGCTCCATTTGCGGTCCAGGCGGAGGTCACCCTCAAGACAAACTTCTTCGCCACCAGAGACATGTTGACTCACTTCCTGCCGATCGTTAAAGCTGGAG gtCGTGTGGTGAATGTTTCCAGCTTTGTCAGCTCCCGTACGTTGAACAATTGCAGCCCGGCCCTCCAGCAGCGTTTCCGCAGCGAGGACatcacagaggaggagctggtgGGACTGATGCAGCGATTCGTGGATGAGACTAAGAAAGACGAACACAAGCAGGGCGGCTGGCCCGAGACAGCGTACGGAGTGTCCAAGACTGGACTGACG aCCCTGTCCATGATCCTGGCTCGCCGTCTGTCTGAGAAGAGACCAAATGATCAG atcTTGCTGAATGCCTGCTGTCCAGGCTGGGTGCGCACTGACATGGCCGGCTCGAAAGCCTCCAAGTCACCAGACGAGGGCGCTATAACTCCGGTCTACCTGGCCCTGCTGCCACCTGGAGCCACAGAGCCTCATGGGAAGTTTGTCTCTGATAAAGAAGTGCAGCCGTGGTGA
- the setd4 gene encoding SET domain-containing protein 4: MRGHGHRAGRAARKRRRKSERIVQSVSLCHRPQYVRLMRFLHQRGFTSTLLQPALFTDTSRGLQAIKNVKPGQLLISLPESCLITTSTVLDSYLGQYIKSWKSRLSPLLALCVFLVCERHRGEASDWLPYIDELPTTYTCPAYFADDVMAVLPTGVQRQALEQREAVREIHSSNLDFFRSLQPMLSQPVAEVLTYEALRWAWCSINTRTVFMSHPSNNFLSGQDVYALAPFLDLLNHRPDVQVKANFNHATRCYEIESVSGTLRYQQAFINYGSHDNQRLLLEYGFVAPGNPHSVVYVDTDLLCEVLRGDRSLDQKIKFLRENNFLHNLTLSSEGPSWRLMTALRLLSLPQTLYQQWKAVLLGQAVHEEREQWSLQTAKTLCQRLLQDTHTALDKISHLLQQCDQSVREQLDVVKSLRQEERCILGSCLEMMRGPQRRSDDMLSCQSDVDAVS, translated from the exons ATGAGGGGTCATGGCCATCGGGCTGGAAGAGCTGCGAGAAAGAGGAGGCGGAAAAGTGAACGCATCGTCCAGTCGG tctctctgtgtcaccGGCCGCAATATGTGAGACTGATGAGGTTTCTTCACCAACGAGGATTCACATCAACGCTGCTGCAGCCAGCCCTCTTCACCG ACACAAGCAGAGGACTGCAGGCAATCAAGAATGTAAAG CCCGGCCAGCTGTTGATTTCTCTGCCAGAGTCTTGTCTCATCACAACCTCAACAGTTCTGGACAGCTACCTGGGACAATATATCaagag CTGGAAGTCCCGTCTCTCTCCCCTGCTGGCGCTCTGTGTCTTCCTGGTGTGTGAGCGGCACAGAGGAGaggcctctgattggctccCCTACATAGACGAGTTGCCCACCACTTACACCTGCCCGGCTTATTTCGCCGATGATGTCATGGCTGTTCTGCCGACCGGCGTGCAGAGGCAGGCTTTAGAGCAGAGAGAGGCCGTGCGAGAAATTCACTCCTCCAATCTGGATTTTTTCAG ATCGCTGCAGCCAATGCTGAGTCAGCCCGTTGCGGAGGTGTTGACATATGAGGCCTTAAG GTGGGCATGGTGTAGTATCAACACACGCACCGTCTTCATGTCCCACCCATCCAACAACTTCTTGTCCGGACAAGATGTTTACGCCTTAGCTCCTTTCTTGGACCTGCTCAACCACCGACCTGACGTGCAG GTAAAAGCAAACTTCAATCACGCGACCAGATGTTATGAAATCGAGAGCGTTTCCGGGACGCTCCGCTACCAGCAGGCCTTCATCAACTATGGTTCCCATGATAACCAGCGGCTGTTGTTAGAGTACGGATTTGTCGCCCCCGGCAACCCGCACAGTGTGGTCTATGTGGACACAG ATCTGCTCTGTGAGGTTTTAAGAGGAGACAGGAGTCTGGATCAGAAGATCAAGTTCCTCAGAGAGAACAACTTCCTTCA tAACCTCACTTTGTCCAGCGAAGGCCCCAGTTGGAGGCTGATGACGGCTCTCAGACTGTTGTCCCTGCCGCAAACACTGTA TCAGCAGTGGAAGGCGGTGTTGCTCGGCCAGGCGGTGcatgaggagagggagcagtGGAGCCTTCAGACAGCGAAGACTCTGTGTCAGCGACTactacaagacacacacacagctctggataag atttcCCATCTTCTCCAGCAGTGTGACCAGTCAGTCAGGGAGCAGCTAGACGTGGTGAAGTCATTGCGACAGGAGGAGAGGTGCATCCTGGGAAGCTGTCTCGAGATGATGCGAGGCCCGCAGAGACGATCAGACGACATGTTGTCATGCCAATCGGATGTCGACGCTGTGAGCTGA
- the cryzl1 gene encoding quinone oxidoreductase-like protein 1 isoform X1: protein MKGLYCRVGVNDAEPKFVIQETTLSEVLGGHQVRVQVKACGLSALDLKLLEDVGIQRDLIPVGREVAGVVLQVGSDVAFFQPEDEVVGILPLDSPCSGLCDTIDIDEHYLVQKPEKLSSVCVAGALQDGLCAYTALHTHARMAAGHTLLVLDGASSFGLMCIQLACYHGVKVLTTSHSQQKHTFLEQLRPSVGVQDPLVVRVIPVYKDSSDLMPVVLEETGGLGVDIVIDSGVRLQEDKEPEEMKLLPHKHDIISVLGVGGHWVTSHQDLQLDPPDCRLLHLKSASVSFLNPEVWTASSAQQGRYLHIMKDIVEKMSAGVLRPQPEEAVPLYEATVAMETVQRHQKKKAVVQL from the exons atgaaaggTTTATATTGCCGAGTCGGTGTGAATGATGCTGAGCCCAAGTTCGTTATTCAGGAAACG ACTCTCTCAGAGGTTTTAGGCGGCCATCAGGTCAGAGTTCAGGTGAAGGCATGTGGACTCAGCGCTCTGGACCTCAAG TTGCTCGAGGACGTCGGGATCCAGAGAGATTTAATTCCCGTCGGCAGAGAGGTGGCTGGGGTCGTCCTGCAAG tggGTTCAGATGTTGCCTTTTTCCAGCCGGAGGACGAAGTCGTAG GTATTCTTCCTCTGGATTCTCCCTGCTCTGGACTCTGTGATACCATTGACATAGACGAACACTATTTAG TTCAAAAGCCAGAGAAGCTGAGCTCGGTGTGTGTTGCTGGAGCGCTGCAGGACGGACTCTGTGCTTACACCGCTCTGCACACACACGCCCGCATGGCAGCCGGACACACGCTCCTGGTTCTGGACGGCGCCAGT tCTTTCGGCCTGATGTGCATCCAGCTGGCTTGTTACCACGGAGTGAAGGTCCTGACGACGTCACACtcacagcagaaacacacattccTGGAGCAGCTTCGGCCCAGTGTAG GTGTTCAGGATCCTCTAGTTG tcAGGGTGATTCCGGTGTATAAGGACTCATCAGACCTGATGCCGGTGGTTTTAGAGGAGACAGGAGGACTGGGAGTGGATATAGTCATAGACTCAGGAG TGCGTCTGCAAGAAGACAAGGAGCCAGAAGAGATGAAGCTCCTCCCACACAAGCATGACATCATCAGCGTGCTGGGAGTCGGGGGGCACTGGGTCACATCCCACCAAGACCTGCAG TTGGATCCTCCAGACTGCAGATTGCTCCACTTAAAATCAGCCTCCGTGTCTTTCCTCAACCCTGAAGTCTGGACGGCGTCATCGGCTCAGCAAGGAAGATATCTCC ATATCATGAAGGACATCGTGGAGAAGATGTCAGCAGGAGTACTCAG ACCTCAACCTGAGGAGGCTGTCCCTCTCTATGAAGCCACAGTTGCCATGGAGACCGTGCAGCGTCACCAGAAGAAGAAGGCGGTTGTTCAACTGTGA
- the cryzl1 gene encoding quinone oxidoreductase-like protein 1 isoform X2 — protein MKGLYCRVGVNDAEPKFVIQETTLSEVLGGHQVRVQVKACGLSALDLKLLEDVGIQRDLIPVGREVAGVVLQVGSDVAFFQPEDEVVGILPLDSPCSGLCDTIDIDEHYLVQKPEKLSSVCVAGALQDGLCAYTALHTHARMAAGHTLLVLDGASSFGLMCIQLACYHGVKVLTTSHSQQKHTFLEQLRPSVVRVIPVYKDSSDLMPVVLEETGGLGVDIVIDSGVRLQEDKEPEEMKLLPHKHDIISVLGVGGHWVTSHQDLQLDPPDCRLLHLKSASVSFLNPEVWTASSAQQGRYLHIMKDIVEKMSAGVLRPQPEEAVPLYEATVAMETVQRHQKKKAVVQL, from the exons atgaaaggTTTATATTGCCGAGTCGGTGTGAATGATGCTGAGCCCAAGTTCGTTATTCAGGAAACG ACTCTCTCAGAGGTTTTAGGCGGCCATCAGGTCAGAGTTCAGGTGAAGGCATGTGGACTCAGCGCTCTGGACCTCAAG TTGCTCGAGGACGTCGGGATCCAGAGAGATTTAATTCCCGTCGGCAGAGAGGTGGCTGGGGTCGTCCTGCAAG tggGTTCAGATGTTGCCTTTTTCCAGCCGGAGGACGAAGTCGTAG GTATTCTTCCTCTGGATTCTCCCTGCTCTGGACTCTGTGATACCATTGACATAGACGAACACTATTTAG TTCAAAAGCCAGAGAAGCTGAGCTCGGTGTGTGTTGCTGGAGCGCTGCAGGACGGACTCTGTGCTTACACCGCTCTGCACACACACGCCCGCATGGCAGCCGGACACACGCTCCTGGTTCTGGACGGCGCCAGT tCTTTCGGCCTGATGTGCATCCAGCTGGCTTGTTACCACGGAGTGAAGGTCCTGACGACGTCACACtcacagcagaaacacacattccTGGAGCAGCTTCGGCCCAGTGTAG tcAGGGTGATTCCGGTGTATAAGGACTCATCAGACCTGATGCCGGTGGTTTTAGAGGAGACAGGAGGACTGGGAGTGGATATAGTCATAGACTCAGGAG TGCGTCTGCAAGAAGACAAGGAGCCAGAAGAGATGAAGCTCCTCCCACACAAGCATGACATCATCAGCGTGCTGGGAGTCGGGGGGCACTGGGTCACATCCCACCAAGACCTGCAG TTGGATCCTCCAGACTGCAGATTGCTCCACTTAAAATCAGCCTCCGTGTCTTTCCTCAACCCTGAAGTCTGGACGGCGTCATCGGCTCAGCAAGGAAGATATCTCC ATATCATGAAGGACATCGTGGAGAAGATGTCAGCAGGAGTACTCAG ACCTCAACCTGAGGAGGCTGTCCCTCTCTATGAAGCCACAGTTGCCATGGAGACCGTGCAGCGTCACCAGAAGAAGAAGGCGGTTGTTCAACTGTGA